One segment of Leptodactylus fuscus isolate aLepFus1 chromosome 7, aLepFus1.hap2, whole genome shotgun sequence DNA contains the following:
- the TMEM62 gene encoding transmembrane protein 62, giving the protein MLVAGCHVRMLKVVTGLFVALLLALMLGRYSSTGRRAQLSARQATSNGPVPGKDLLNVFWAVQVTDIHVSKFLEPRRVSEFEAFCTESLSIIGPELVLVTGDLTDGKTKDKLGSDQFEEEWQIYQSALKKSKILEKTTWIDIRGNHDSFNIADLSNSNNYYRKYSGWKKEGSFHYVHHTPFGNYSFICVDATLTPGPKRPYNFFGIINQSQMQKLSMLASESLHSNHSVWFGHYPSSTIVSPSPGIRSVMSSAVAYMCGHLHTLGGMAPVLHSQHQQGTLELELGDWMHNRRYRIFAFDHDLFSFVDLHYDEWPAILITNPKSALYTNPAEEPLQRIRHSTHIRILIFSLDPITSVKVFIDGNEVGDAVHSSGPLYVLEWMAEKYKTGLHEIKVKVKDAAERSRSRSHLFSLEDDAAVSFSIFPSLILLTDHYVVSQVLFILIVLSQLILLIVYRFRRRTVLRGPPGYFTLCSFSMHVLSKNNTFFYAILLLNLYTAVGPWFIGEIIDGHMGACFAFGVVVAGHFLEGSLTYMVGISQMVFFNIPVTLYLCWCLLLRCKGFGFFSHLKQSRKIVCIPVHFFMFLLLAWQIYSVFFLMLTYGTLATFLSPMKLWLVVAALILGRRVWVFNSAELRSYIIELKNCQKT; this is encoded by the exons ATGTTGGTTGCTGGCTGTCATGTCAGGATGCTGAAGGTGGTGACCGGTCTGTTTGTGGCGCTGCTCCTGGCTCTTATGCTGGGCAGGTACAGCAGCACAGGACGGAGGGCGCAGCTCAGTGCCAGGCAGGCTACAAGTAATGGGCCAGTGCCGGGGAAGGATCTCCTCAATGTCTTCTGGGCTGTGCAG GTGACTGATATTCATGTCAGTAAATTCTTGGAGCCTCGCCGGGTATCAGAGTTTGAAGCCTTTTGCACTGAAAGTCTTTCTATTATTGGGCCAGAACTTGTTCTTGTAACTG gtGATCTTACAGACGGCAAAACAAAGGACAAGCTGGGCTCAGATCAATTTGAAGAAGAATGGCAGATTTACCAGTCTGCACTGAAAAAGTCCAAAATACTGGAAAAGACAACCTGGATAGACATTCGTGGAAACCATG ATTCATTTAACATTGCAGACCTGAGCAACAGCAATAACTACTACAG AAAGTATTCTGGATGGAAGAAAGAAGGCTCCTTCCATTATGTTCATCACACCCCATTTGGAAATTATTCTTTCATTTGTGTGGATGCAACCCTCACCCCAGGACCCAAGAGGCCTTACAACTTCTTTGGGATAATTAATCAG AGTCAAATGCAGAAGTTGTCCATGCTGGCCAGTGAGAGTCTTCATAGCAATCATTCTGTGTGGTTTGGCCATTACCCATCTTCCACCATTGTGTCACCTTCTCCCGGTATCCGCTCAGTAATGAG TTCAGCTGTAGCATATATGTGCGGTCACCTGCACACACTGGGAGGGATGGCCCCAGTCCTGCACTCCCAGCATCAACAAGGGACATTAGAGCTGGAATTGGGAGACTGGATGCATAACAGAAG ATATCGGATCTTTGCCTTTGATCATGACCTGTTCAGCTTTGTGGACCTCCATTATGATGAATGGCCTGCGATCCTTATCACTAATCCTAAATCTGCACTTTACACAAATCCTGCAGAGGAGCCTTTACAGCGGATCCGCCACTCAACACACATCAG AATCCTGATATTTTCACTGGACCCTATCACATCAGTAAAGGTGTTCATAGATGGAAATGAAGTAGGCGATGCTGTACACTCATCTGGTCCATTATATGTGTTAGAATGGATGGCTGAAAAATATAAGACCGGGCTCCATGAGATCAAAGTCAAAGTTAAG GATGCAGCAGAAAGAAGCCGATCTAGAAGCCACTTGTTTAGCTTAGAGGATGATGCGGCTGTCAGCTTTAGCATTTTTCCATCTTTAATTCTTCTTACAGATCATTATGTTGTA TCGCAGGTGCTGTTTATTCTGATTGTACTCAGTCAGCTTATTTTACTGATTGTTTATCGGTTCAGAAGGCGAACGGTACTTAGGG GCCCCCCTGGATATTTCACCCTTTGCTCTTTCTCCATGCATGTACTAAGCAAAAACAATACCTTCTTCTATGCCATATTACTGCTCAATCTGTACACAGCAGTAG GTCCCTGGTTTATTGGAGAAATCATTGATGGCCATATGGGAGCTTGCTTTGCATTTGGAGTGGTTGTTGCTGGACATTTCCTAGAAGGAAGCCTAACATATATGGTTGGAATATCACAG ATGGTGTTCTTCAATATTCCTGTAACACTATATCTCTGCTGGTGTTTGTTATTGCGGTGTAAAGGCTTTGGTTTCTTCTCCCATCTGAAGCAAAGTAGGAAGATTGTCTGCATTCCAGTACACTTCTTCATGTTTCTCCTGCTGGCCTGGCAGATCTACTCTGTCTTCTTCTTGATGCTGACCTATGGCACCTTAGCGACTTTCCTCTCACCAATGAAGCTGTGGCTGGTAGTAGCCGCACTGATCTTGGGTAGAAGAGTATGGGTATTCAACTCTGCAGAACTGAGATCTTACA